The sequence TCCATGTTGTAGTTAACGTCGCCTGACTGGTTAACCATGATGTTGCCGCCCGCAGTGAAGACAGCCTTGAACGGAGTGGTAAGAGCATTTACCTGACCGTCGTTCCATTTTGACTTCAGACCTGCATAACCGCCGTTTTCAACCGCATCGGGAATCACGAAAACAGGAAGGTTTGTTCTCTGAACAGCGTGAACATAAGTCAGAGGAGAAGTAACTCTTGACGAATCATAAAGGTAAGTCTGGCTTACAGCGTTGGTAGCGTTTCTGGACATCTGTACGTTAGGCAGAGAAGCGGATTTGTTGTTGGCGTTTCTTCCTGAGCTGCGTCCTCTCGCGCCGATGTTTTTAGTCATTACTGAAAGCACACGGTTAAGCCATATAGCCTGCTCGCCTTCAGTATGTCTCTGATAACCGCCGCCGATCCATGTTGTAACCTTGTTGTCAAGGTACATGTCGGCGAGGTCACGGATAGTCTGAGCGGGAACGCCGCATATTTTTTCAGCCCATTCGGGAGTTTTTGCTTTCTGTCCCCAAATGTGGACAGTTTTGCCGTAAAGATCGTCTTCAGGGTTAACTTCATAACCGATTGTATCGGGGTAGATTGAAGGTGCGCTGTTAAGGGTCGCAGTAACAAGGCTTGTTTCATCACCGAGTATGAACGCTGAAAGCGAACCGCCGGCAGGAATTGCATATCTGGCTACATCAACATCCGAGCGGAGCAGAGACTGACCTGTGTCGAAAAGACCGTACAGACGGGCGTTGATCCAAGCAACATCGAGATCAGCAAGGCGCGCGGTGAGCAGGTGGTAGATCATACCGGAAAGGAGCGCTGCATCCGTTCCGGGCAGAAGGTTTATGTATTTGTCCGCGGAAGTAGCCGTGGCTTTTGAGTATCTTGAGTCAACAGAAAGAACCTCTACACCGAGTTCCTTAATCTGCTGAAGATACCAGCCTGTGTTTGTTCCGAAAACTGTTTCGTTGGGGTTGAAGCTCCAGAGAACGAGTTTGTCGGCAAATTTCGCATCCTGACGTCCGTTGCTGAGAGGAGTGCCTTCGTTGGCTCCTTCCATGAACTTAGCCATGTGCTCAAGTGAGGGGAAGCTGTAGTTGGTGTAGTACGCCGTATAGCCGCCGTGAAGCATGAGCATTCTGTTAAGTGAGTTTCTCGCCCAGCCTGTAGCATCACCCGATGAATAAATTGAGTGGAAAGCATGGTTGCCGTGCTGAGCCTTGATCTGCTGCATTTTAGCCGCAATTTCGGTGAACGCCTGATCCCATGAGATTCTCACGAAGCCGTTGACATCGCCTCTTTCACCTGTTTGTTTAAGAGGGTAAAGGATACGGTCGTTGCGGTAGAACCACTGTTTTCTTGAACGGCAGCGTACGCATGAGCGGTATTCGGGGTCGTCACCGTTGCTGATGCCTTTGTCGCCTCTTTCGTCAGTGGTAATTCTTTTTACCACGCCGTCTTTAACGTAGTATTTGCTCACGCAGCGTCCGCCGCAGTTGTGGGGGGTTGCACCCATTATAACCGTTTCCGTGATCGAAGGGGGCGTGAGACGGTTTTCCTCGTCCTCTTCCATGTATGTTTTGCCGCCGTCGCCGGAACCGCCGCAGCCGTATACAGCAGCGGTGGCGCCCACTGCGCTCACTCCCTTAAGGAAGTCTCGGCGGGTTACCTGATTAAGTTTATCTTTAAGACTCATAATATCCTCCTAATTACCGACTCAAAAACTGCTTCCATGCGTTTTTGAGTAACGTTACGCCCGGGATAAACCCGTGCTATACTCCACTTCACTTCCGTTATACTGGTCTGCGTAACATTAGCTCCGTGAGGCACATCCATGTGCCTTTCAGTACGCATTAGGCGCGTGCGCCGTTTTGTGGCATACAAAGCATGAATTGTCCTGCACAGGGTAATGGCAGTTGTTGCAGTGTCTGTTCAGGCTCGCTCCGGAGCCGCCCCAGCCCGGTCTGTGGCTGGAAGGGGGAGTTACGCTGTGACACTCTATGCAGCTGTCTTCCTTATGGCAGGTCGTACAGGAGCTTCTGTCCCATCTCGCCTCAAGTCCGTGACCCCTCTTCGTCCACGAAGGGGTATGGCTTCTCGGTGATACTTCCTGATGGCACTGGATACAGCTCACCTGATCGGTATGGCACTCAAGGCATTCCTGCTTGTTCACCCTGCTTGCCGAACCGTGTCTGTCCATCCATGAAATATCGTGACTGGAGGGTTTATTCGATTCCACGGCAAAGGCATACACAGCAACAAGCAGCATAGCCATTACCATAGAGAGTACAGTTATCTTCGCTTTCATAAATCTCCTCCCTAAAAAATGATGTTAGCCCACAGCTCTGCCGTGTAGTTCTTGTCAAGGCTCGTATCAACATCATCATAGAACTCCGTATCCTCCATGCTCAGATCCGCCATGAGGCTGAGGATCTTCGTCGGCTGATACTGACCGCCTATGTAGTAGCTTCTTACAGAGTCCTTCCTTCTGTCGTTTATGTAGTCATACTCATAACGGCTGAAGGACGTGCCTGCCCATACGTCCATAGTGCGTCCGACCTTCTGGCTGACCTGAACTCCGTACTGAAGACGCTCGTTGTCGTCTGAGTCGGGAGTGTTCTTTACATCCCAGTAGTCTACGCTGAACGATACATATGTGTTCTCGGAGGGGAGTCCGTAAATGTCGAATTTACCCTTGATTCTGGAATAATCACGGTTGTCGAAGTTCTCCGTGCCGCTCACTGCCTTGGTCTCATAGGTGAGTCCAGCGGCGAAGTTCTTAAGGAATGCCTGATATACGCCCGCTTCGTACTTGCTGTACTTGCTCTCCGCGAGAAGGGTATTCGTCAGGGGGTTCACCACGTATGAGTTCTCGTAGTCGACCTCATCAGTAAGACCTTCATATTTCAGCGTGAGGATAGTTCCCGTGGAGACTATCTCATAGGTGCCTTCGGCGTTAACTGTGGCCGCGTCATTCAGAAGAGTGTAGGCGAGAACAAGGTTACCGTTAGGGATAGCCTGATCGAGCCTGAACTTGGTGTAGTCGTCATCTATGTCCGTTACATCGAGACGGACATACTCTGCTCCTACCTTGGTCTGCTCCATCACCTTAACATTGATTCCGCCGCCGAACAGCGTGTCGTCATCAACATCATAGTAGTAGCTCACGGGTTTGCCCCCGAAAGCGTATACCTCTACCATCTCGCCGAGCTTCACTGAAGCGTCCGCTCCGTCAAGCTGGAAGGTGTTCTGATGGGAAAGATAGAAGCGTCCCACATTCAGGACTGTGTTCTTGATTACGCCGTCAAACTGAGCGTAGCCGTTGTACAGTCTCGGAGCCCAGTCATCGTAACCGAGCTGGGTGTCAAGAGCGTCACGGTGATAATAGTAGTAGTTATCTCCCCAGCTCTTCTTGTGGTCTCCGTCAATATCATCCGCGAATCTGGCGAACGCGGCGAATCTCACCGTTCCGTCACCGAGCTTCACTGCGTCCGTGTGGACACGGAGATACTGGTAAAAATCCTGATCGTCTGCGTAGTCGTTCGTACGCAGTCTGTAGCGGGACGTCAGCGTAAGGTAGATCTTGGTGTCCTCTGTAAGACCTATACCCTCGTAGCTCTCCTTGAACTGTCCGGGAGAGACCTGCTGCGTCCGGCTGTCCGGCGTGTTTGAAGCGCCGTTCTCAAATGCCTGTGCCGATCCGCTGAAAAGCAAAAGACACACAAGCATGCTCATGGCCGACAGGTAGCGCATACTTCCTCCTTGTAGAAATAAACTAAACACCCGCAAGTGAATGTTAGAACTAATTTAGAGGTTAACGGCATTAATAGGCACTATGAAAAACCGGGTAAAAGATCGGGTAGGGATCGGGTAGGCTCTACCCGATAGGGGATAAAAAATGGATAAAATACCCCGAGTGTAAAATCAGGGTAAAAAAAAGACCGTTTCTCAAAGAAACGGTCTTAAAGCTGCATAAAAATTATCAGGGTTTCGGTTTAAAAAATATAGAGGGAACGGTTTCGCCGGAAGCCAGCACATTACCGTTTGCATCCCTTGAGGAATCAGGCATGCCCACCGCAGTTCTCACAGCAGAGGGGTATTTAGCGGAAATCTCCTCAACAGTGCCGAAATCCAGCGCACGGCAAGGACAAGCCGCCACGCACGAAGGAGCAAGACCGTCATCGAGCCTGTCCCAGCAGAAGGTACACTTCTGCACGGGGTGGGCGACAGCCCAGCTTGCTTTCTTCACAGGTTCGGATGCGTCATCTCCGAACTGAGGAGCGCCGTAAGGGCACGCAACAGCGCAGGAACGGATGTTCTGGCACTTGTCACGGTCTACTATGACTATGCCGTCCTCTTTTCTTTTATAGATCGCTCCCACGGGGCAGGCCGCAGTGCATGCGGGGTTTGCGCAGTGGTTGCAGGAA is a genomic window of Geovibrio thiophilus containing:
- a CDS encoding 4Fe-4S dicluster domain-containing protein; translation: MAKQMAFYFDQTRCMGCNACTVACKDWNDIKPGQARWRKLSTVESGSFPNTKVFNLVLSCNHCANPACTAACPVGAIYKRKEDGIVIVDRDKCQNIRSCAVACPYGAPQFGDDASEPVKKASWAVAHPVQKCTFCWDRLDDGLAPSCVAACPCRALDFGTVEEISAKYPSAVRTAVGMPDSSRDANGNVLASGETVPSIFFKPKP
- a CDS encoding molybdopterin-dependent oxidoreductase; the encoded protein is MSLKDKLNQVTRRDFLKGVSAVGATAAVYGCGGSGDGGKTYMEEDEENRLTPPSITETVIMGATPHNCGGRCVSKYYVKDGVVKRITTDERGDKGISNGDDPEYRSCVRCRSRKQWFYRNDRILYPLKQTGERGDVNGFVRISWDQAFTEIAAKMQQIKAQHGNHAFHSIYSSGDATGWARNSLNRMLMLHGGYTAYYTNYSFPSLEHMAKFMEGANEGTPLSNGRQDAKFADKLVLWSFNPNETVFGTNTGWYLQQIKELGVEVLSVDSRYSKATATSADKYINLLPGTDAALLSGMIYHLLTARLADLDVAWINARLYGLFDTGQSLLRSDVDVARYAIPAGGSLSAFILGDETSLVTATLNSAPSIYPDTIGYEVNPEDDLYGKTVHIWGQKAKTPEWAEKICGVPAQTIRDLADMYLDNKVTTWIGGGYQRHTEGEQAIWLNRVLSVMTKNIGARGRSSGRNANNKSASLPNVQMSRNATNAVSQTYLYDSSRVTSPLTYVHAVQRTNLPVFVIPDAVENGGYAGLKSKWNDGQVNALTTPFKAVFTAGGNIMVNQSGDVNYNMEIWKNKDKAELIVNCDHFLTATAAIADYILPSAMVGEKPGTANAWGTGEVAIKINKVTDAPGEVLSEYEIFEGISKALGLQAEYLDGYPSGQEGMEARIREGWTSALETTYGMTYDEWCEKGVASLHPTYTENDYFIKHKAFIENPVLANALLTPTGKIEAYSMNLMEDYEARFHDNADLVTGDAGAGPEVLPNGGAIYSRQHGLSTARRFVYPIGMYIPTIEGRHAIDATTAMPNTITYDNPVHDNPLGIRDQYPFTLHTWHLMYRSHSTLNNIAYLNEQYKQDADGNAAFLDPERDWTEGVWDDNVYETVVINPAHAAELGLQAGDRVLISNDRGKMYASARFSQTVPKYTVCIGQGGWFQKNAQGVDVGGCANTVVTARPSRICKGMTSATDSRVKIEKA